One genomic segment of Drosophila melanogaster chromosome 3R includes these proteins:
- the CG14384 gene encoding uncharacterized protein, isoform A — protein sequence MSLNCPVHNKNSSGLNITRSATSDDVKIAMCACLELANCRAENCQLKKKLTEYEAKICSLEQLVATIAEEQNQIRQEVIELRNETQGATMEAANEVDPLDNSFVNPQEEMDDEEGYDPDSESEYNAIQSPNPSIHSSMVSLVRSLSFSSTSSDSDCIVYSDNEDF from the exons ATGTCCCTCAATTGCCCGGTTCATAATAAGAACTCCAGTGGCTTAAACAT TACCAGGTCCGCAACCTCGGATGACGTCAAGATCGCCATGTGCGCCTGCTTGGAATTGGCCAACTGTCGGGCCGAAAACTGTCAGCTGAAGAAGAAACTGACCGAATATGAGGCCAAGATCTGCAGTCTCGAACAACTGGTGGCCACCATTGCGGAGGAGCAGAACCAGATTCGCCAAGAAGTGATCGAGTTGCGCAATGAGACTCAGGGTGCAACGATGGAAGCCGCCAACGAGGTGGATCCTTTGGACAACTCATTCGTGAACCCGCAAGAGGAAATGGACGATGAGGAAGGATACGATCCGGATTCAGAATCCGAGTACAATGCTATCCAGTCCCCCAATCCCTCAATACATTCTTCGATGGTCTCGCTGGTTCGCTCATTGAGTTTTTCATCCACCAGCTCAGATTCTGATTGCATTGTATACAGCGATAATGAGGATTTCTAA
- the Cyp304a1 gene encoding cytochrome P450 304a1 yields MITETLLTICAAVFLCLSYRYAVGRPSGFPPGPPKIPLFGSYLFMLIINFKYLHKAALTLSRWYKSDIIGLHVGPFPVAVVHSADGVREILNNQVFDGRPQLFVAAMRDPGQDVRGIFFQDGPLWKEQRRFILRYLRDFGFGRRFDQLELVIQEQLNDMLDLIRNGPKYPHEHEMVKSGGYRVLLPLLFNPFSANAHFYIVYNECLSREEMGKLVKLCQMGIQFQRNADDYGKMLSIIPWIRHIWPEWSGYNKLNESNLFVRQFFADFVDKYLDSYEEGVERNFMDVYIAEMRRGPGYGFNRDQLIMGLVDFSFPAFTAIGVQLSLLVQYLMLYPAVLRRVQNEIDEVVGCGRLPNLEDRKNLPFTEATIREGLRIETLVPSDVPHKALEDTELLGYRIPKDTIVVPSLYAFHSDARIWSDPEQFRPERFLDADGKLCLKLDVSLPFGAGKRLCAGETFARNMLFLVTATMCQHFDFVLGPNDRLPDLSQNLNGLIISPPDFWLQLQDRH; encoded by the exons ATGATCACGGAAACTCTCCTGACGATCTGCGCGGCGGTGTTCCTCTGCCTTTCGTATCGATATGCAGTGGGTCGACCCTCCGGCTTTCCACCCG GTCCTCCAAAGATTCCGCTTTTCGGCAGCTACCTCTTCATGTTGATCATCAACTTTAAGTATCTGCACAAGGCGGCTCTGACCCTCAGTCGGTGGTACAAGTCGGATATCATTGGACTGCATGTGGGTCCTTTTCCGGTGGCCGTTGTCCACAGTGCGGATGGAGTGCGCGAGATCCTCAATAATCAGGTGTTCGATGGACGGCCGCAGCTTTTCGTGGCCGCCATGCGCGATCCCGGCCAAGATGTGCGAG GGATCTTTTTCCAGGATGGCCCCCTGTGGAAGGAGCAACGTCGCTTCATCCTGCGCTACTTAAGAGACTTTGGTTTCGGACGACGATTCGACCAACTGGAGCTGGTCATCCAGGAGCAGTTGAACGACATGCTGGATCTGATCCGCAACGGTCCAAAGTATCCGCATGAGCACGAGATGGTGAAATCCGGAGGATATCGCGTGCTTCTGCCGCTGCTCTTTAATCCCTTCTCGGCCAACGCTCACTTTTACATTGTCTACAATGAGTGCCTGAGTCGCGAGGAAATGGGCAAATTGGTGAAGCTCTGCCAGATGGGCATACAGTTCCAGCGGAATGCGGACGACTACGGCAAAATGTTGAGCATTATACCGTGGATTCGGCACATTTGGCCCGAATGGAGTGGCTACAACAAGCTAAACGAGTCCAACCTATTCGTGCGGCAGTTCTTTGCCGACTTTGTGGATAAGTATTTGGACAGCTACGAAGAGGGTGTGGAGCGCAACTTCATGGATGTCTACATAGCTGAAATGCGCCGAGGTCCGGGCTACGGTTTCAATCGGGATCAATTGATCATGGGCCTGGTGGACTTCTCCTTTCCGGCCTTCACTGCCATCGGAGTGCAGCTATCGCTACTCGTCCAGTATCTCATGCTATATCCGGCAGTTCTGCGGCGGGTTCAGAACGAGATCGACGAGGTGGTGGGATGCGGACGATTGCCCAACCTGGAGGATCGCAAGAACTTGCCCTTCACGGAGGCCACCATTCGCGAAGGTCTGCGCATCGAGACGCTGGTTCCCTCGGATGTCCCGCACAAGGCGCTGGAGGACACCGAATTGCTGGGCTACCGGATACCCAAG GACACCATTGTCGTGCCCAGCCTGTATGCCTTCCACTCGGACGCCCGTATTTGGTCGGATCCGGAGCAGTTCCGGCCGGAGAGATTCCTGGACGCGGATGGCAAGCTCTGCCTGAAACTGGATGTCTCGCTGCCCTTTGGAGCGGGAAAACGGCTCTGTGCCGGCGAGACATTTGCGCGCAACATGCTCTTCCTGGTGACAGCGACCATGTGCCAGCACTTTGACTTCGTCCTGGGCCCCAATGATCGGTTGCCCGATCTCTCCCAGAACCTCAATGGACTGATTATTTCGCCACCAGATTTCTGGCTGCAACTACAGGATCGGCATTGA
- the Spc25 gene encoding Spc25 — protein MAIIMTESSYERRVKALYEKQIHMEALEAKFIKKVFKFNSNLLDVKEAASRHQRKVGKLQKVLMERREELDKRVSFIEELDRELEATKLHNLAMKDWFKQQKMLAKQRKNEIMESIHTLSKTTRTYINQEALPARVKGVTVLRGDKRDQLIPFDLKATDVEGLDSLCQHLESLNVDVAQWQQLISLAMDMAMESRAPTTPPKEADNCKSIIEIDLTSPMSHT, from the exons ATGGCAATTATTATGACTGAATCGAGTTACGAAAGGCGCGTAAAGGCTTTGTACGAAAAACAAATTCACATGGAAGCCCTCGAGGCGAAATTCATCAAAAAGGTCTTTAAATTCAACAGCAATTTGT TGGATGTCAAGGAAGCAGCTTCGCGCCATCAGCGGAAAGTGGGaaagttgcaaaaagtgctCATGGAGCGGCGGGAGGAGTTGGACAAGCGAGTTTCCTTCATAGAGGAACTTGATCGAGAACTGGAGGCCACCAAACTTCACAATTTGGCCATGAAAGATTGGTTTAAACAGCAGAAAATGCTGGCCAAACAGCGCAAAAACGAAATCATGGAAAG caTTCACACGCTGTCGAAGACAACAAGAACCTATATAAATCAAGAAGCGCTGCCGGCACGTGTGAAGGGTGTCACTGTACTCCGTGGCGATAAACGCGACCAGTTGATACCCTTTGATCTGAAGGCGACCGATGTGGAAGGACTGGACTCACTGTGTCAGCATCTCGAGAGTCTAAATGTGGACGTGGCGCAGTGGCAGCAGCTTATCTCGCTGGCCATGGACATGGCTATGGAGTCACGTGCTCCCACTACTCCGCCCAAGGAAGCAGACAATTGCAAGTCTATAATCGAGATTGATCTCACATCGCCGATGAGCCACACCTGA